Within the Rhea pennata isolate bPtePen1 chromosome 19, bPtePen1.pri, whole genome shotgun sequence genome, the region AGAATATATAGGCTCATACATTCTGAAGGGTTCATAATGACGTTGTTTACTTGTTCTTTAAGAACTGATACCCTAGTTGTTCGTATATACCTGTAATTAAGaactcctttctcccttttctctgctGGAGAATCATTTTTTAGCCTAGGTCATGCAAAGAATACTGATAAAGCAATATCTGAGTACCATAAGCATCACCATAGGGAGCATGATAAAGACTGTGTTGTGCTGTTCAGCATGGCTGCATCAATAAAGATACTCTGCTTCCATCCAATTGTGTTTTAATCCTGTTTTCTCCTAGGGAGtcacagctttgcttttgctgaagaCAGGAGATTTAATAGTCGGCACCGGAGGAGGGATTGTAGCTCTCTGTAAAGGCTCAAACTACAAAGTAATGAAGTGAGTTGGTAGATGGGAGAATGAGAAGGGTAGAGGTGATACTCTCCCTAAAGGGTCATAGTATGAGAGTAAATCATTTCCACATACAATCATCATCCaaataaatttcaatttttcaatCCTGCAGACAAAATAGGtgctgttaaaataaacagcaggGTTCCAGCATAATGAAATTGAAGCAGACTGAAAATTACCATGTACTTTTTCATAGACGCAAATTGCCGTACTCATGGTTCATTTTAAATGACCATCGTTACCTGTTAGGCATTTGGAGTCAGGTCCTAAACTGATGTAAAGTAGGAAAGATCTGTTGAAGTCAGAAAAAGTAcgctgatttacaccagctaAGGAAGTAGTgtttaccattttaaaaaagtgtttgtaGGAGGACATAGGATTGTAAAGGAGGACTTTCACTAATTTGTAGGCACATGTCTCAAAGTGCTGAAGGACTTGCAAAGCTTTTCCACATGCAAAATAGAAAGCTGCAGGCTTCATTTCCCGGTAGGTGATTTGAAAATTGTGCTTGCAATTATTAATTTTGCATTGCTTGAATGGGCAACTTAGGTGTATGGTTCTGAAACCTTAACTTTATACCATTTTTATAACGATTCCCCAAAGATCTAAATCATCTGGAAAGATTCTTGAGTATGTGATATTTAAGTGCACTTAAGCAAGAATGTAAACAGAGGTGCTGTTATCTCAGGGCCTGGTCCAGAAAACTAAGTCTCCAAAGTCCTGCCTTTTCAGGCCTTGCTAGAGTAGCAGATGGGACAGGCAAGATCATATGAGGTATTAGCAAATGTGATGGGGAACGAAATGTTAGTCCTGACCACATTCTTGCATATTGACGTTGCAGCCTGATGTGGAGCGTGttggggggaaagggaaagtaAAGACTCTCTAAAGGGGCAAAGGGAAGCTAGAAAGTGGGATATCAAGATGAGCATCATCAGGCCAAACTTCTTTTTTGTCTTGACAGGAAGATTCAAGTTCAAGGTACCGTCACTTCCCTGACACGCAGAGGCCAGGGTCACCAGTTCTTTGCAGGAACCAACGAGTCCCAGATCTATCGAATTAATTACACAGAGTTTAAAGAGGAGCTGATTGCTGCCTGTCATAACGAAGCCATCCATGACATCGTTTTTCCTTTGTGAGTAGAACTGGCTGGGAAGAAGTGAGAGGAAGCTGCAAGTAGGGCCAGAATACCTGCGTAACTCCTTTTAACCAGCACGGTCCCAAAGACTATTACGTGCCTGACCAGGTGATTTATTCAGGGAATGCTTTCATCTGCCAAAGAAATGGGTGTCAGAGAACAGCTGCTTaaaagcagaaggcagcagtTCAGTTTGAGAATTGGAAAAATCATCCATCTACAGAAAGaattctaaataaaaaggaTATAATTATTTGTGTTCAAATAACAGCAGTAATGGCCGTGTCCCCGCTTCCACCCCCTCTTCTCCTAGGGTTGACGCTATGAGACCTGGGCCACTTAATCCTCCATTAGTATGAATCTTGAAAGTCTGCTTCTGTCTATCCTGCTGCAGCTAGAGTTTATATTTGCAGAACTGTCTGCTTTTCTGTCACTCCTTTGAACCTCAGCTGGTACCTGACTAACAGAGCTATTGAAAGAGGTTTTTTCGGTCTCTCAACCTCCCTTGTAATTTCACGTTTAACAAGATGACATGTTATATTAAGTTCCAGGCTTGTGAGGCAGGATGCTAGGTATACTGGGATGTCTTCTCTCTGTGTTCATCTCATGAAAAGGCAGCTATGTGCAGTAAGATCATGACACGTTATAAAAACAATGGGTCTGTTGTTCcctttctgaacagaaaatggCAGTTTGATCCCGAAGGAGGTTTTGAGTTTCGGCATGCTCTTGTTGTAGCCCTTCTTGACATGGCACAAAGTATCAAATCTTATCAAAGCACAGTAAAATGTACCGTGTATAAATAAGGAGTGCCAGATGCCCTCCCCTGTGCTTGTCACCAGCCTGAAAAATCCACATCCTTTTAATTTAATGAGTAAATCATTTGGAGCTTTGGAGTAATTTGATGCTAATATACCTGACTAGCACATCCGCGTCAGAGTTACTTGGATGAGCTGGATTTAGTGATGATTGTAAGGAGTACATCCTTGcatatgttttaaattttgtatcTGTTATCTGTTCTTAAACAGAGCACATCACTGATTTGGAAATGCAGACTCAATTTCCCTGTTCTGGCTTATTTCAGAATGCTTACACTGCTGGTGTTACTCTGCTTTATAAAGCACTTGCACAAGCTTGGACTGAAAGGGTTACACTGTTGTTCTGtcagttttctctctcctggTTCATCTTTCCAGGTGCTAATGGTGATGTTGAACAAAATAATGTGATAGCTTccttgatttcattttctgtcataTCCCTAGGATATATGGTTTTCATGCATAATTAGTGTATCATTTTATGCCAGTTAGATAGAATTAATCTCATCCTGCAAAAGTGAGTGGTGATGTTGCGAAACCATGCCttcttgccttaaaaaaaaaaaaaaaaaaatccaagcattCAGTCCCTTAGCTTTTGAAAAGTTGCAGGTCCTCTTTTTATACAAGCATGTATACCAAGCATATTGTGAACAGACTTTTGCcatcttctccatttccttcagCAATGTTGAATAGGAATAATCCAGTGTACaagatgttaaagaaaaaaggtttttttttgccagaaagGTGGTCCTGTGGATAAGGTCTTTCAGTCTGTGGTGATCCCTATTGAGATTACAATTGAACATTAGAAACAGCTAGCCTTTGAAGGATGAGTTAAGGAGTGAAAAAGAGGCTTCTTTGGAAGGCTTCCTGCATTAGGTCTCCTCTCTGAATTTTCCAGGGGGACTTCTGACTTGTTTGCTACCTGCTCCAAAAACGATATTCGGGTATGGCACACTCCTGAAAACAGGGAGCTCCTCCGAATCGTCATCCCTAACATGACCTGCCGTGCCATAGAGTTTATGAGTGACGGCAGGAGCATCATTTCAGGTAATGATCAGTCTAGTCCCACGGTTAAGTTTGGTCCTTAAATGTAGCCAACTCGTAACAAACATCAATATATTAGAGTGAAGGAAGGTTTAAACTAGAAATCAGTTTAGATCATTGCTGTGATCCAAAAGAACATTTGTTCACATCTAGTCCGATAAGCTTTGCTCCATAGGTTCCAGAATCCCATAGTTTCCCTGCATGGAAAAAGCAAGATTTTGAGAGCCTACTTTGGATATGAATCCCAGCAATTCAGAACTCAGTTCAGCTCTATTCAAAAGATTCACTTCCAAACTATTAACCTTGCTGTATgcaaaattttaacttttgagATACGCAGAGCAACTTTTGCATTAATTTGCTACCCATTGCCATATGCAAAATGATTGTGCAGGAACTACTGCCATTCAACTGCTGAGAGCAGCAAAGCTGTCCCCCCACTATTACCAAAACTGTTTGCCCAtagccaaaacaaaaaaggaaataaattttagcAGCGTATTTGGAAATATAGCTCTGCAGGTGCATCTGGACTGCGGTAGTTTCCATATATATACTAGTGGTCTAACAGGGTAGACATTATAAAGgagtttaatttttatatatatataaaggaaaatatatataaaaaaaaaaagaaattgagagaaTAGTAAGAAGAAAGTGTCCATGAGCCTGGATAATCTGTTTCGTTATTTTCATCAGCTTGGAATGACGGGAAAATTCGTGCCTTCATGCCAGAAACCGGACGGCTGATGTATGTGATTGACCATGCCCATAGCTTGGGAGTAACAGCAATTGCAGCTACAAGTAACTGTAGACGGATCATTAGTGGAGGAGGTGAAGGGCAGgtaatttttgcttaaaaacCTGGAGCTGCTTTGTGCTCTCAGCACAGGACCCGGGAATTGTCTGTAACTGCTTAGTCAGAAGGTGAACTATTCTTAGCTGATTTTGCTTGAGCAAAGCCTCGATTCTAATATATTAGCCTTTGATATATGTAAATCGTTTGCCCTCAGAGGGTGTAATAGCAAACAATGCCCTGATTTCTTCTGGCGTGGTAGTCTTGGAAAATCCTTCTAATGCAGAACATGCTCTTAATCCTTTtagttcatttctctttctcttataTTTGGCTTATCTGCATTAGTCATTGTTTGCAAGCCTGTGTCTAGAGCAcggattttctttctgtcatttctttggAAGTTCTAGTCCTGTCCAAATTGAGTTGTatgaattcatttaattttctttcctttttttttccaacttaaaAATCAATAGCACAAAGTTTACTTTATATCACTATTTTGTCTATGGGTAACTTCCTAATTTTCTGTAATGGTAATTGCTGGCTTATGTGGTGGAGCTAATAAAAGGCtctaaaaataacttgtttctTACACAATTATGAAAACATTCCAATACAAATAactataaaaatcagaaaatatgttATAGATGTCATGCCTGTGCGCTTCAAGAATTGTTTTCCCAGCAGTAGAAAACAAACACTGTGTGCTTGGCTACTCCATACACTTCATTTAATCATGGCCCTTTTCAATCTATAAAAGTGatgctcctctttttttttttctttttattttttttttctgaaacctaaataatttaaatacagCTTTCTTAGTTTatactaagaaaaataaataattaggCTTGGAAGACTCTTGTTCAATTTCTTGCTTTAGTTCAGACTTCGTCTCTGAAGTCTGGCAAGTACTCAGATCCAGACTTTTAAAGTGTGTGAGCAGATGCCTGACTCCCTGACTTAACCGGTTTTGTATCCTGTtttgtataccttgactttagTGTTCTGCATGCCATGCTGAAGATTGCAGAGGAAATATTTAAGAGTGAGGAACTGAGCTTGGATCTTTCAAATCTCAGGCTAATATACTAACCATGGAATCATCTTTCTAAATTAGTCTTTGCCTCAGCTCTCCTTCTGTACAGTAGTAACAACAGCCCTGGCCTATCTCACTTTATaaagacttcagaaatgaagagaCACTTCAAACCTTCACTAATAAAAGAACACTTAAGTATCAAACCTTCAGTAATAAAAGAACACTTAAGTATCTTGTATGATTGGACTGGAGGATGCAGAAGATGGAAGGCCTAGACCCTATACGAACATATACAAAATGGCACAGGCCCTGGTTAGTTGATCTCTGAATTGCAAAAGACAGCCAAGACAAAATTAAAGCTAGAATGTTGGTTAAGTAGAATCAGGAACTGCAGGGGAGCACTTGCAGTATTCATTCAGAGCACAGAAAGATGTTCTGAAATGCTAATGGGTCCATCAAAGTCAATCGTCTAAAAGCTGTAACTTTCAGGGTTGCTTAAGAGATCTGGATGTTCTGGTTTCATTCAGCGAGTGGGAACTGGGCATCCAGATCCCATAAGTGACTCAACCTGAGACTTCAAAACATGAAGATGAGCTCTCGCCACTTTTGATGTTGGTGTCTAAACTAGTGAATTTTCACTAGGATTTGACCTTAAAGGAATGTAAAAGTTAATTGATATCATGAAGCTTGGCACTAGTTGGGCAGTAAATGCATTTTGCCAGTAACAGAGGTTTGAAGGATCAAGCCCTCAAAGCAAGATTTCTACTGTTAACTTCACTGGGAGAAGAAGTGCTTTCAGGCATGTATTTCATATCAAAGATTTAAAGaactattttatatttacttgcTGGCATTATATGTAATACAAATAGTAGATAGCTTTTTATATTCAATTTTCATAATCCTTCCTTTTTGATCTTTAAAGCACCTCTGGAAATATATAATggaatagatattttttttcctgatgagaGATGAGTAATCTAAGCCTAGTACCAAAAGCAAAGTTGAGGGTTAATGGTCAGAAACTCCTGAATGAAATGAATTACATGCTCAAAAACTGAACTCATTTTTATGAGATAGCTCTATGAATAAaccagagaaaaacagagagagtcCACTGAGAGTCAGTTGTCATATGTGTTACAGGAGAAACTCAAAATTCAGGAATGCCTCAGGCATCAACCTAAGCCCTGTCAGAAGCAGGTGGTACAAGAGATGTTTGTTGCTGATTTGCAGGTGAGGGTCTGGGAGATTGGTGAGAGAACTCGCAAACTGGAGGAAGTTCTGAAGGAACACATATCTGCCGTGTCTTGTATTAAGATCAAGAAGAATGACCGAGAATGCGTCACAGCCAGCCTTGATGGAACATGTATTATCTGGGATATTGTGTAAGGAGACAGATACGTATTGCAAGATCCTTAAAGTGTTTGTAATGTATCTGCTGGATTACTGTGTCCCATTTAGGACATCACGTGACAAGGAGGCAGGGGAAAAGAGcattgggaaaagaaaattactggGAAGAACAATCAAGCCAGGGAAAGTACAGCCTCCAACACTGGAAGCTTTTCAGAAGagtttaaacaaacatttgtgCAGAGTTGTTTTGTTGCATCTGATCCTACTTAGCCAAGGGGATGGAGCAGATGTTTTCCTACAATTCTGACTAACCCTGTTTTCCAGCTCTGTATAGTTCTTATTTAGCTATTGCAGATCTCTAGACTTTCTGACTTATGGTGAAAATAAGGACTTTTTTGCATAGTCGATAGCACCTAGAAAGCATTCTGGATTAAAAATTTTCATCTCATATGATAGCAGATCAGATGTCCTATGAAGCAGACATGATAGGAAACAGAACTAATGACACTAATATACCCTGAATGCAGACCAATACCTGATAATATCCAAGTTAAAAGAGAGGTATGATGTATAGCACAAGTGGATATAGCTCAAGCTTTGAAGGCTTAAGATTTTTGACCCTTTTGCTCTGTTCCGTTTTGGGGTGTTTTGCAGGCGTTTCACAAGAAATCAGATGATTCTGGCCAACACATTATTCCAATGTGTGTGTTACCATCCTGAAGAATACCAGATAATCACCAGTGGAACAGATAGAAGGGTAAGGAAAACTACAGGAATTATGTTTACAATAATTCAGAAACCCCAAATCTTGCTGCAGACATTTCAGACATCTGGTCAGAATCAAGCAAGGCCATGATCAAGCCAGGCCATGAGAATAAGGGAAGACTTCCTGGATTTCCTATAGAATCAGGCGCTTGTTTGTTGAGGAAACTCTCATATCTCATTAAAAGTTTGTGTTACAGGGCAATACTGAAATCCTTGTGCCAGTTATGCACAACTGAGTTCTTGTCTTTGGTATGTTCTCTAGATTGGATACTGGGAAGTGTTTGATGGTTCTGCAATCAGGGAACTGGAAGGCTCTGCATCTGGTTCCATCAATGGGATGGACATCACATCAGATGGGACTTACTTTGTCACAGGTGAGTGGGTGGGCAAAActagaaaagaggagaggagattCTATTAACACCAGGAAGAGCAAAGCAATGAATCAAAGACCTCAGTACAGtatgaaagaatgaaaaggaagTCCAgctaaagaggaaaataaaatactgatgaaaaatacttggaaagaGGCTGTGATTCAgtcttgaaaaatattacaattCAGTCTTGCAAGATGTAATTTAAAGGTGAAGACAAGGTTCAAGTGTCCCAGAGGGAGTACGGGATTGCACCTCGTCCTGCACTTCATTTAGTTTAGTAGTGTTCACAATACACTTGAATGATCTGTTCAAAtgtcctgctccagcagccCGACAATCTTTGTTGGTTTGCAAATGAGAATGACTCCAGGCTTCATCCAGCCTCAGGCTCACATGTTCCCAACAATCATGACGTCTCTTCTGGGAGCCTAGCACAAGTGTGGAGGAACCATGTATTGTGTGTATTGCCTGTAGTTAAAACTGCAGACTTTATAGATCAGCACCACAAGCTTTTTTAGGTTAATCTGGTAAGCCAACAATGGTTAAGGGCTTTTTGAAGGCCCTTAATATTTTTGGTACTACTTGCTGACTACAACTTACTGTAATCAGCTGGTGCAGATATCGAGCACTCTACACTTACTCTTCAATTCAGTTGAAAAGTAGTAGTTTTTGCCATAATGTTCAAGACAGTGTATCCCACCCTTCCTACACCAGATGAACACCAAAGTATTCCTCTGCCTGTGGTCtgggaacaaaaaaaacagcagaactttgtgtaattctctgtttttcctttgtgctcATTGCAGGAGGTGATGACCATCTGGTGAAAATGTGGGACTATAATGAGGGTGAGGTGACTCATGTTGGAGTGGGCCacagtggcagcatcacccgCCTCAAGATCTGTCCTGGGAACAAGTACATTGTGAGTGTGAGTGCAGATGGTGCCATCCTGCGCTGGAAATACCCATACTTTCGCTAACAGCTGGCACAGGAACTGCTAGGCTGCTATTTTCTAGGCCAGAtttaacagttcttttcttttatagctGAGGTTGTTTTAAGGCATTCCTACTATTAGAGGAGATACTATTTTTATACTCTCTGCTATGAATTTACCGGATCCTTCAGATATCCTTTCTAACACTGAATAACTAGGTCTGACTTTTCAGAGGGGCTAAGAATTTGCTGTTCCTCTTTCTCAGATTGGAGTGAAAGTATTcgtcacttctgaaaatcttcaCTGTTTTTATAGTAGTTGTGGTTTGTTACTGCCACCTTTTCATAGTGTCTCCTCGAGTATTCTTACTTGTATGTGTGCTCACTTGTGTGCTCTCTCTGGTTTTCAtacactttctctctctttctcttccctacCCCCTTCTGTCCCTTCCTTTAATGAATTACTTCTTGTGTAAATTCAGTCTTCtgtgttcattttaatttgtctgGACCTGATTATGGGAAAAGCCCTGAGCTCCAACTCAAACATTTAACTAGGAAGTCCACATGAGTCAAGCTTTCAAATCAACATTTTCTAAAGCATACAAGGATTTAGGGGCTTCCTCATTTGTGGTGTCCATGACTCTGTGCAGAGGCCTGATTCAAGAGTGAGAGTGCAGtcctttctaaaaaaaagtctggatGTCTCCATCTGGACACACTAAAACTCCTAGTCATCGGACCTAGTTTTTGAAAGGTAATTGTATTAGAACACTTGGGCTTAGAGCTCCGAACATAAGTaggaaatatgtattttgtctGAGAATGAGTATTTGGTATCGTATCTAGTATTAGAAATGAGCTCTTGAGATACTGTTTGTTTAAAGATCGGTGTATTTCAAATGCAGCCATTCTGTGAAGTGATGCAAGtgaagtaaatatttctttttctggcatTGAAGGCCTTTGGGGATTCTGtcataaattaaaattgtaGCAAACTGTTGCATTTCTTAATGTTAATGTTTGCAGACATTCTGTGTAAATAATAAGATGATTTAAAGGCACTGTTAGATATTGCCCCACCTGGATTGATAGCATGAGCTGTTTTGCTATGCAGAGGGGGACAGAAAATTGTAAATATGATTTGTTTATTATACTTTATATACCATTGAAAATGTTTGTTGCTCATAGAAGAGGAAAGGTGGATATTTCTGGGCTGGTTCTGGGAGTATCTATGCACATATGTTGTCCATCAAACACTTTGCAACCATATTTCTTCTGGTTGAAATATCTCTGCTCTTATTAATGGAGTCTTCAGCAATGGAATTAAGtcattccttcctctttttctttggaTTCAAGACTTGATGCTATGCAGTGATAAACACTAGCAGGTTTTACAAGCTCATTGTGGTTTGGAAGGCAGGATCGAACCACTGGAATGTGGGATGGACAGTCTAACCCTTTATGTTTTTGCTGggagaatgaaaacagaacttCGTATATGCAGAACTAACCAGGCAGTCCCAAAGTCCTGTGTCCTCTCTACACAGATGATAACAGGATGGACAACAGCAGTGGCAGTTTCCCCAATCTATGCCTTTATTAACTGCAGACCTTAGGGGACCCCAGCCTATGCAGTGTTCAGTACACTGCCGACTCTCTGTACTCTCACAGTGGGAGAGTTTCGAGATGCAGATAACTGCCCAACAGAGTCTCACTTCAGTAAAGCTATTTAGTTCCCACTGGATAGGTCCAATCCTGTCATTATATGCAGCAGTAGAATTCTGCCCCAGTGGGCAGACAAAGGTCCTATTTCTGCATGGCTGTTTTGTGGGTGTAAGAACCAAAACTCACCATACTCTTGTTGCACAGACTGCTTCTTCCCTGCTTGGAGGTAGCAGAAAGAGATAGGCTTCCATAATTCACCTGGCCCTGGTCACCTGCTGACTCTGTGGAAAACAGGAGATGACATGCTAAAGAGTAAAGGCTAGTAAAccacattttctgtttgttgtgAAGAGCGAGGACGCTTAGGCCCTATGCCTGTTACTAGCAACTCTCAGATCAGAAAATTGTAAGTGTGGAGTATTTGCATAAGTTCTGCCCTGCACCCGTTTCTTTTCAGTGTGAAGCT harbors:
- the CFAP52 gene encoding cilia- and flagella-associated protein 52 codes for the protein MAAPAGEAGGELELQAAIGFNGHILSGLICHPDKEHLLYPLGCTVVIQDMTNSKQSFLHGHTNNVSCVVVSKSGMFVASGQVTFMGFKADIILWDFKKEELLARLSLHKGRIEGLAFSPNDLYLVSLGGQDDGSVVVWSIPKREAVCGSPASARSSGNAMVLVFSRCRDEMFVTAGNGTIRVWELDLKNRKIRPTECQTGQLKRVITCVKMADDDSYFYVGTSSGDVLKLNTNNKLMSNYGPQKEKFSMGVTALLLLKTGDLIVGTGGGIVALCKGSNYKVMKKIQVQGTVTSLTRRGQGHQFFAGTNESQIYRINYTEFKEELIAACHNEAIHDIVFPLGTSDLFATCSKNDIRVWHTPENRELLRIVIPNMTCRAIEFMSDGRSIISAWNDGKIRAFMPETGRLMYVIDHAHSLGVTAIAATSNCRRIISGGGEGQVRVWEIGERTRKLEEVLKEHISAVSCIKIKKNDRECVTASLDGTCIIWDIVRFTRNQMILANTLFQCVCYHPEEYQIITSGTDRRIGYWEVFDGSAIRELEGSASGSINGMDITSDGTYFVTGGDDHLVKMWDYNEGEVTHVGVGHSGSITRLKICPGNKYIVSVSADGAILRWKYPYFR